One Synechococcus sp. Nb3U1 genomic window, CCGAGGGGAACAAGTCCTGGAGGCCAAAGCTTACTTGGCTGTCAGTCAGCAGGTTCTCAACCTCAGTGCTGCCCGCAAAACCCTTACGAGCCAAGGATCCCAGGCAATACTTTCTACTTCTAAAGCTACTTCTAAAGGCGAACGGCAACCGGCTTCCCCAACCCCTGGATTCACGCCCCCTTTCCAAATTTATAATTTTTTCTCGGCGACCGAAGCAGAGCAGCTTTTGACCTACAGCCTGGAGCAAGAGGCAGCTTTTGAACCCAGCCAAGGCCAAACCTACGGCACTGAAGACGAACAGTCTCAAGAGGATCGCAACTACCGCTTCTCTTGGGTTTTGGAAACGATTCAGCCCAAAGTGGAAAACCAGATCCGGCAGGCGGTACGAGCCGCTTTGCCCCAAGCCTTGGCGGAATTGGGGATGGATCTCTTTGAGCCTGCCCACATCGAAGTACAACTCACCGCCCACAATCACGGCCACTACTTTAAGTTGCACAACGACAATGGCAGCGAAGTCACGGCCCGCCGTACCCTTACTTTTGTCTACTATTTTTCCCGGCAACCGCAGCCTTTCTTGGGAGGGGAACTGCGGGTCTATCCCGGGGCCGCTGCCAAAGTGGGCGCGGATAGAGGTTTAACCTTGCTCCAGCCACATCTCTACACCCCTATCCAACCTCGCCACAACAGCATTGTCTTTTTTCCCAGCCAGCTTTGGCATGAGGTACGTCGCGTTCGCTGCCCCTCCCGAGTCTTTGCCGACAGTCGCTTTACCTTTAATGGCTGGGTTTACCGCTAGGTTCGTTTGAGTTTGTAGCCTGTTTCACCACTTTTGAGGGATCCGATGCAAATCAGCCAAATCCTCCGCCAACTGCCTGCCGATCTGGAATGGATGGTGCTCTTTGACCTCGCAGCGGTGCGGCAACTGGCTTCCGATGAGGTGGTGCGGGCCATGTACTTTCTGCCGGAAGATCTGGATTTGGATCCCTTTAGTCATGTCATCCTCAGCAGCGAAGGGAGGCTCCTGGCCCCTCAAGCCGTCGGGCCATTACGGGAAGCTGAAACCGGTGCGCCGACTTCCCTGTCTGGGATCCCGCTGAGTCTGGGGGAGCAGTTTGCCGAGCGGCTGGCCTGGGTGCCTGTCGATGAAGCCGATTGCCTCGGTCTGGGAGAACAGCTCCCTTATGCCCCGGTGCTGCTGCACCTGCGGCTTGCACAAGGGGTGGGCCAAGCTCAGGCCATTTTTGACCAAGCCCCCAGCCAAGAGCATTACGAGCTGCTGCGAGCGGTGGGGGTAGAGTATCTGGGTGGGGATCCCCATCCCAAGGGCTATGTGGCCCATTTCCGTAATCGCCTGCCCGTCCACATCCACACCGGCATCCTCTCCCACTTCGAGCGCACCACCCATTGCAACCAGTTTTTCTTACAACATGGGCAGATTGATCCGATTTTGGAAGCCGGTTTGTTGGAGGCTACGACTCGTCGCATGGGTTGGGGACAACGACAGGGATCCCAGGCAGTGCAGGCATTGGCTGTGCGGGTGGTGCAACAGCCGGAAGTGCCTTTGTCAATGCGTTGCCAGCCCCCTTTGCCGGATCGTCCTTTTGATTATGGGGATTTGGTGCCCCTGGGTTTCTTGCTACGTGCCCTGAAGACAACCAATCCCGAGTTTTCCGGCCCTTTGCAAGCTCATTTACAAGAGCGGCGCAAGGAGGATCTGTGGGCGTTTCATTCCGGTCGCTTGATTACGGCCACCGATTCAGCCTTGGTGATGTTGGGCTATTCGGATCGGGCTGGAGCAGAGGCCCTAGAGCGATTTGCCGACCCGGATGGGGGCTATGTTCCGCAACAGTGGAGATCCAGCCGCGAACAGGATACGCTTACACAAGCTGCGAAGCAGCATCAAATGTTGCTGGAAGAGGATTGTCGCCATTGGTGTCAGGCGGATTTTGCTACCACCTGTTTGGTACGGGCTTGGCAACGGCAGTGGGATCTTGAGAACACTTCTCTTTCCTATTTGCAGACCCATTTTGGGGAGCGCTCAGGGCTGTATTTTGCCAACCCGTATCTAGTGGACTGGGCCTTGGCTCTGGCTCTGGCAGAGGATCCGACCCCAGAAGCTGCTCTGTTACGGGAGCAATTGCAGGCAGAATTGTTGGCTAGCCAGCAACCGGACTACAGCTTTGGCACCTTTGATCCAGCTCTCTCCACGGCTCTAGGGATCCTCAGCTTGACGGCCTTGGGAGTGCGGGATCGGCGGGTACGCATGGCTCAGCTGCGCTTGGTGGATTGGATGAACCCACAGGGTTACTGGCCCGTTTCCGCACCCTTCTACTCCAGTTTGCGGTTGGATCCCCAGGAGTCACCGCCTTTGCCCTATCGCCTGCTGTTGAATCGGATCCCGGCCAAGGGGGACTCTCCCGCCCTGAAATTGGTGCGCTCCGTAGCCGATGAGTACCACGGCATTTCCCTGTACTGGGATCAACATCGTATGATCGGCACTGCTCTGGCCGTCTTGGCTCTTGCCCAGCCCACCGACGGTGAACGGATGGATCCCTCAACTCCTGCAGATCCCCATCCCCGCTATCGCTGCGCCGATCCAACCGAATACATCGCCCGCTGTGCTCTGCCCCCCTATGTTAGCTCAGCACGACTGGGATTGGTTGCTTCAGGAGCCCACTTATCGCGTCAGCGGGACGGAGCCCTATGAAAACCATCGCCATCTGTGGCCGCAATGTCCAAGCGCTGATCCAGCCCCCCAGCTATGTTCAGGAACTCACGGTCGAAGGGGTGACCGTGTATTGTGGGTTGATTCACTCGGATCCCCCGAAATTTGACCCTCAGGCAGAAGTCCACTCCGTCTTGATTCGGGTGCGCGCTTTTTCCTGCAACTACCGGGACAAAGCACTGTTGCTCATGCATACGCTGCAATCGCCCCCTTCTCGTTTTGCCTCGATTGGCTCGGAGTTTGTGGCGGAGGTGATCGAGGTGGGATCCGCAGTGATGGATCTGCGACCGGGGGATCGGGTGATCGGCAACAACAGCTACCCCGATTCGGGTGTACCGGGTTTGCCACCAGGGATCCCCACCAACCGGGGTTCCAAAGAATATCGGGTGCTGCATCGGGCCAAGCTGATCCGGATCCCAGACATGATGTCCGACGCTGTAGCCGCCGCCTTCAGCATTGGGGCGCAAACCACCTACAGCATGATCCGGCGCTTGCAATTATCTCCCGGGGCAAAAGTGTTGGTGACGGCAGCCCGTTCCAATACCTCGCTTTTTGCCATCAATGCCCTACAGCTACATCCGGTGCGGGTTTTCGCCCTCACCACCTCAGATCGATTTGCCGAACAGATTCAGGCGTTAGGAGTCGAGCAGGTGTTGGTTTTACCCGGATCGGATGTCAACTCCTGGGAAGAGATCAGGAACTTTAGCCAAACTATCGGTGGGTTTGATGCCGTGATTGATCCCTATTTTGATCTCTACATGGGCAAGGTGGTACCGCTCATGGCGGCCTGGGGGCGTTACATTACCTGCGGTTTCTACGACCAATACTTGAACCTGCTGGGGCGCGATTTTGAATACTCTGGCCTGTCCTGTCGAGAGATCCTGACACATGTGATGCTCAATAACTATTCCCTCATCGGCAACTGCATCGGCCTGGTGGAGGATCTGGAACGAGCTTTGCAAGACTATGCATCGGCACGGCTGAAGGTGGTGGTGGACTCTGTGTTTACAGAAGATCAGGCGGCTTCCTTTTTTGAGCGAACCTACTGCAGTTCTGATCGGTTTGGGAAAGTGGTTTTGACCTATTCCTAACGTTTTTACCAAACTGGTTTGCTATTCATGGGCTTTTCACGTGAGGATTCTTGGGAATGCATATTCATCTACTTGGACACGCCACCCTATTTATTGAGGCTGCCGATTGTCGCATGCTCATGGATCCGGTGCTGTGGGATCCCTTTTGTGAGGGGTTGAATGCCAGTTGCCCCACCCGCGAGATCGATGTGGATCGAATCCCGGAATATGATGTTTTGGTGATTTCCCATCGTCATCTGGATCACTTTGATCTGCGCTCGCTGGCCTACCTACCCAAGCATGTGGATGTGTTGATCCCCCCCGACAAACTCCTGCGCAACTGCCTCCGACAGATGGGATATTCAAAAATCTATGCTCTACAAGATTTCTCAAAGGTTGTATTGGGTAAAACCACTTTATTGACGACGCGTTCGGAAGTGCGAGTGCCCGAATTTGGGCTGCTTGTTTCGGATCCCTCTGGGGTTTTCTGGAATACCGTTGATACTTTGTTTGCTCCGCCCACCATTCGCAAAGTGTTGGAAACCTATCCCTCCATCGATTTTATGCTCGGCACCTGGCACATCAGCATGGAGGGGGATCAGCAATACAACAAGCCTTTAACATTTCCAACAGAACTGTACGGTCAATTGCTCAGCATTTATGATCTGATCCATCCCAAAACTTTTGCCCCAGGGGCACAGGGCTTTAAGTATATCGGCAGTTCGGCTTGGCAAAATCAGACGGTGTTTCCGACCACCCGTGAGCGCTTGTGTTACGACTTGGCTCAGGTTTTACCCAAGACTCAAATAATCGAAATGAACCCTGGGGATCTTGTTGAGTTAGAAGCTGGCCAAGCTACTCACCACCCTCAAGCCTGTCCCTTCGCCCGCACCTTAGTCGATGACCGCTACCTCCTGGATTTTGCGCCGGTACTGGCGGGATTCGATTGGCGGGATCCCAACCCAGAGGGCTACGACGAATCTTTAATGCTGCAAGAAATTCGTCAAGAAATCGAACAGGAATGGCCAGCCTTCCTGCAAATCCAACAAACGATCTTGTTCAGCGACATGTGGCGTTGGCAGGTGATCTATCAGTTACAAGTGCAGTTTCCCTCAGGGCCACAGTACTGGTTCATCAACTTTGGGCAAGAACCGATTCAGATTCAATCTGGGCGCAATCCATTGGCCAATTTTTTCGTCTTTATCACGGCTTCAATGTTCTACAGTTTGCTGCACCGCATCCGCGATTGGGATTATGTCACCTGTAGTGGAGAATATCGCACCTTTAACAAGGTTTATCGAGTGCATCCTATGGGCACTCTCAAGCCAGATGCGGCGATATTGTTGGATCCCTTGAGCCTGAAGTTATCGAGCGCTTATGTTGCCGAAAACAATATCCACCAAGATCTAGATCGAATTTTACAATCCCCAGATTTTGTAAAAGCGACCCACTCTGAAAGCAGTGATGATAGCTACATGATGAGTTTGGGCAAATCTTTGATCAGAGTACGCAAGAAAAAAGTAGCGGGGTGAACCTATGGCTAGCAACAAACCCTCTCTCGACTATCTCCTTGATCCGATCCCTTTAGAAACCTTTCTCAACGATCATTGGGAGCGGCGACCGCTGTGGGTTTCTGGACGGGATCCCGGCTATTTTCAGCATTTATTCTCGGTTGGGGCCTTAGAAGATATCCTACGTTTTTCTCGGGTTAAGCCCCCTGAAATCAAAGTGGTTCGTGAGCAGCAGGAACTCTTGCCGGAGCGATATCTTAAGCCCACAGGTGAGATCCATCTCAATCAAATCTATAAAGTATTCACAGAAGGTTACACCGTTATTATCAATGGCTTGCAACAATTTAATGCTTCTTTAGCCTTATTCTGTTGCAACCTACAAGCATTTCTATGCCATCGCATTGTTGCGAACTTATATTTTTCACCGCAGGGATCGAAGGCGCTTTTCCCTCACTACGATACCCATGACGTGTTTGTCCTTCAAGTGGAGGGATCCAAGCAATGGTACCTGTATCCACCCCCGCAGCCTGTGCCGCTCCTTAACAGTTTTCAACCGGTCATTCCTTCTGAGCGGTTGGGATCCCCCCTCAAGGAGGTGTACCTACAAGCAGGAGATCTGCTCTACATTCCGCGTGGATTTGTCCACGAGGCAGAAACCCAGACCCAGCCATCCCTACATCTCACCCTAGGGGTTTATCCCTTTCAGTGGCTGGATTTACTCACCTCCGCTTTGACGGCCCTGAGTTTACAGGAGGAATCTTTACGGAAGGCCTTGCCGCCAGGGTTTTTCCGGCTGCCCCCCGATCAATTGGAGGAACACTTTCGGGAACTCTGTCAGCGGCTGGCTCTTCAAACCGATGTAGAAGCGGGGCTATCGCTGCTGATGGATCAATTTATTCGTCAGGCCATCGTCCAACCGGATCACCATTTCGCCCTCATTCCCCACTTGGATCAGGTACAGATCGACACCTGGGTAGCCAAACGAGTGGGCATGCCCTGTCGCATTCTCTCGCAAGGGTTTTCGGTCTCCATTCAGTTCCCTGGTAACACCATCAAGGGGCAAGCCCATTTGGAACCCGCTTTCCAGTACATAGCTGCCGCCATCAGCCCATTCCAAGTCTCAGATCTACCCGAATCCCTCTCAGATGAGGCCAAGATCACTCTGGTTCAGCGACTGATTCGGGGTGGGTTGCTGCGTGTCCATGCGGACTCCTCGGTTTAAGGTTTAGCCAATACAAAATCTGTACGCAGGTTCAATCTCAAGCCATAAAGACACAGCGGTGATCATTAAAACTCACTTCTGGTGATCCGGATCAAAGCAAATCGTTTTCCAAGCCCGTAAATTGAGTTCAGCCAAAAGGTCAATGACAACATTGACAAAAAAGATACCTTCTCCTCTCCCGAACAGGTCATCCGATAGACTGGGGCTGAGAACAGGGCGCGGGGGCAATCAAGCATGGAGGACGAAATCGTGTATCAACTGACGTTGGAATGGACAGAAGCCGATCCGGCTACACAGGCTGCGGAGCACCCTCAGCGCCGCTCGCAAACTCTCTCTTCCGATATGTCCCAACTGGTCACCATCGGACGGGATCCCAATTGTGATGTGGTGCTCAATGACCAGGCTCGCTCTGTTTCTGGCGTCCATGCCGGACTTTATTTTGATCCCAAAAGTTTGAGTTTTCACATCCGCAACCTAACTCGAGATCGTCTGCCACCCAAGCAACCCAATCCAATTTGGGTGAATGGCCAAAAAGTGATCCAAGAAGAACTTTCCATTGCACCCGACAGCCAAATCCAGCTAGGCCGTATGGTTTTAAAGGTGAAATCTATAGAAGCGGTGATAAAAGATCGGGGTGTTACCCTGAGCCGAGGCTCTTTAGATGCCCTCAAAGTCAAGTGTAGCCGTCTGCAAAACCCGCACTACCTACCGCCGGAATATCAGGGCCAAAATTGCCCCTACTGTGGACATTTGGTATTGAGCGCCTCGTTGGTGATCCCCCCTCCAGAACCTGCCAAAGCCCCAAAAACTCCGGCTTCACAGGTAAAACCCAAGGTTGAATCCACCCCCAGTGCTTTACCCCCGCAGCAGGGATCTCCACTCATTTCCCGACTGGATATTCAAATCGACGAGAGCAAACGGGAAAAGCAAGTGAACTCGATTCTAAAAGCCGACTTCT contains:
- a CDS encoding cupin domain-containing protein, with translation MASNKPSLDYLLDPIPLETFLNDHWERRPLWVSGRDPGYFQHLFSVGALEDILRFSRVKPPEIKVVREQQELLPERYLKPTGEIHLNQIYKVFTEGYTVIINGLQQFNASLALFCCNLQAFLCHRIVANLYFSPQGSKALFPHYDTHDVFVLQVEGSKQWYLYPPPQPVPLLNSFQPVIPSERLGSPLKEVYLQAGDLLYIPRGFVHEAETQTQPSLHLTLGVYPFQWLDLLTSALTALSLQEESLRKALPPGFFRLPPDQLEEHFRELCQRLALQTDVEAGLSLLMDQFIRQAIVQPDHHFALIPHLDQVQIDTWVAKRVGMPCRILSQGFSVSIQFPGNTIKGQAHLEPAFQYIAAAISPFQVSDLPESLSDEAKITLVQRLIRGGLLRVHADSSV
- a CDS encoding quinone oxidoreductase family protein, whose protein sequence is MKTIAICGRNVQALIQPPSYVQELTVEGVTVYCGLIHSDPPKFDPQAEVHSVLIRVRAFSCNYRDKALLLMHTLQSPPSRFASIGSEFVAEVIEVGSAVMDLRPGDRVIGNNSYPDSGVPGLPPGIPTNRGSKEYRVLHRAKLIRIPDMMSDAVAAAFSIGAQTTYSMIRRLQLSPGAKVLVTAARSNTSLFAINALQLHPVRVFALTTSDRFAEQIQALGVEQVLVLPGSDVNSWEEIRNFSQTIGGFDAVIDPYFDLYMGKVVPLMAAWGRYITCGFYDQYLNLLGRDFEYSGLSCREILTHVMLNNYSLIGNCIGLVEDLERALQDYASARLKVVVDSVFTEDQAASFFERTYCSSDRFGKVVLTYS
- a CDS encoding FHA domain-containing protein, translating into MEDEIVYQLTLEWTEADPATQAAEHPQRRSQTLSSDMSQLVTIGRDPNCDVVLNDQARSVSGVHAGLYFDPKSLSFHIRNLTRDRLPPKQPNPIWVNGQKVIQEELSIAPDSQIQLGRMVLKVKSIEAVIKDRGVTLSRGSLDALKVKCSRLQNPHYLPPEYQGQNCPYCGHLVLSASLVIPPPEPAKAPKTPASQVKPKVESTPSALPPQQGSPLISRLDIQIDESKREKQVNSILKADFFQKLLEKSKKYRDPDGNDISDASDPPNRSK
- a CDS encoding MBL fold metallo-hydrolase, translated to MHIHLLGHATLFIEAADCRMLMDPVLWDPFCEGLNASCPTREIDVDRIPEYDVLVISHRHLDHFDLRSLAYLPKHVDVLIPPDKLLRNCLRQMGYSKIYALQDFSKVVLGKTTLLTTRSEVRVPEFGLLVSDPSGVFWNTVDTLFAPPTIRKVLETYPSIDFMLGTWHISMEGDQQYNKPLTFPTELYGQLLSIYDLIHPKTFAPGAQGFKYIGSSAWQNQTVFPTTRERLCYDLAQVLPKTQIIEMNPGDLVELEAGQATHHPQACPFARTLVDDRYLLDFAPVLAGFDWRDPNPEGYDESLMLQEIRQEIEQEWPAFLQIQQTILFSDMWRWQVIYQLQVQFPSGPQYWFINFGQEPIQIQSGRNPLANFFVFITASMFYSLLHRIRDWDYVTCSGEYRTFNKVYRVHPMGTLKPDAAILLDPLSLKLSSAYVAENNIHQDLDRILQSPDFVKATHSESSDDSYMMSLGKSLIRVRKKKVAG